In Salmonella enterica subsp. enterica serovar Typhimurium str. LT2, a single window of DNA contains:
- a CDS encoding putative inner membrane protein, which produces MCGFYLMKKYTFAARAFIFTLVLLFVISVFGLTISVLKGM; this is translated from the coding sequence ATGTGTGGGTTTTATCTTATGAAGAAATATACGTTCGCAGCCAGGGCGTTTATTTTTACGCTGGTGTTGCTTTTTGTTATTTCAGTATTCGGGTTGACTATTAGCGTTTTAAAAGGGATGTGA
- the spr gene encoding putative lipoprotein (suppresses thermosensitivity of prc mutants at low osmolality; similar to E. coli putative lipoprotein (AAC75236.1); Blastp hit to AAC75236.1 (188 aa), 92% identity in aa 1 - 188) — protein sequence MVKSQPILRYILRGIPAIAVAVLLSACSTTTNTAKNMHSETHAVGNSDSSSLQASQDEFENMVRNLDVKSRIMDQYADWKGVRYRLGGSTKKGVDCSSFVQRTFREQFGLELPRSTYEQQEMGKAVSRNNLRTGDLVLFRAGSTGRHVGIYIGNNQFVHASTSSGVIISSMNEPYWKKRYNEARRVLSRS from the coding sequence ATGGTCAAATCTCAACCGATTTTGAGATATATTTTGCGCGGGATTCCTGCGATTGCAGTTGCGGTTCTGCTTTCTGCTTGTAGCACAACCACCAATACCGCAAAGAATATGCATTCTGAGACGCATGCTGTGGGCAATAGCGATAGCTCTTCACTGCAAGCCTCTCAGGATGAATTTGAAAATATGGTGCGTAACCTCGACGTTAAGTCGCGGATTATGGATCAGTATGCTGACTGGAAAGGCGTGCGTTACCGCCTGGGCGGCAGCACTAAGAAAGGCGTCGACTGTTCCAGCTTTGTACAGCGCACCTTCCGTGAACAGTTTGGTTTAGAGCTTCCGCGTTCAACCTATGAACAGCAGGAAATGGGCAAAGCGGTTTCACGCAATAACCTGCGTACGGGCGATCTGGTTCTGTTCCGCGCCGGCTCCACTGGTCGCCATGTCGGTATTTATATCGGCAATAACCAGTTTGTCCATGCGTCTACCAGTAGCGGCGTCATTATCTCCAGTATGAACGAACCGTACTGGAAAAAACGCTACAATGAAGCGCGTCGAGTTCTGAGCCGCAGTTAA
- the fruF gene encoding phosphoenolpyruvate-dependent sugar phosphotransferase system, EIIA 2 (PTS system, fructose-specific IIA/FPRr component (EIIA-FRU) (fructose-permease IIA/HPR component) (phosphotransferase enzyme II, A/HPR component). (SW:PTFA_SALTY)), giving the protein MFQLSVQDIHPGEQAGNKEEAIRQIAAALAQAGNVAGGYVDGMLAREQQTSTFLGNGIAIPHGTTDTRDQVLKTGVQVFQFPQGVTWGEGQVAYVAIGIAASSDEHLGLLRQLTHVLSDDSVAEQLKSATTAEELRALLMGEKQSEQLKLDNETMTLDVIASSLVTLQALNAARLKEAGAVDAAFVAKTINDSPMNLGQGIWLNDSAEGNLRSAVAVSRATQAFDVEGEKAALLVTVAMNDEQPIAVLKRLGDLLLNNKADRLLSADAATLLALLTSDDALTDDVLSAEFVVRNEHGLHARPGTMLVNTIKQFNSEITVTNLDGTGKPANGRSLMKVVALGVKKGHRLRFTAQGEDAEQALKAIGDAIAAGLGEGA; this is encoded by the coding sequence ATGTTCCAGTTATCGGTTCAGGACATTCATCCGGGCGAGCAGGCCGGAAATAAAGAAGAGGCCATTCGGCAAATCGCCGCCGCGTTAGCGCAGGCGGGGAATGTGGCGGGCGGCTATGTTGACGGTATGCTGGCGCGCGAACAGCAAACCTCGACCTTTCTTGGCAATGGTATTGCGATTCCCCATGGCACAACAGACACGCGCGATCAGGTGCTGAAAACCGGCGTCCAGGTCTTTCAATTCCCGCAGGGCGTTACCTGGGGAGAAGGCCAGGTCGCCTACGTGGCGATTGGTATTGCCGCCAGTTCGGACGAACACCTCGGCCTGCTGCGTCAGCTGACGCATGTGCTAAGCGATGACTCCGTGGCTGAACAGCTGAAATCCGCGACAACGGCGGAAGAGCTGCGCGCATTGCTGATGGGCGAGAAGCAAAGTGAACAATTAAAACTTGATAACGAGACGATGACGCTGGATGTCATCGCCAGCTCGCTGGTCACATTGCAGGCGCTAAATGCGGCGCGTCTGAAAGAGGCGGGAGCGGTTGATGCGGCGTTCGTCGCAAAAACGATTAACGATAGTCCGATGAATCTGGGACAAGGCATCTGGCTGAACGACAGCGCGGAAGGCAATTTGCGCAGCGCTGTTGCGGTAAGCCGTGCGACCCAGGCGTTTGACGTAGAGGGTGAAAAAGCAGCCTTATTAGTCACTGTCGCGATGAACGATGAGCAGCCGATTGCCGTGCTAAAACGCCTCGGCGACCTGTTGCTGAACAATAAAGCCGATCGTCTGCTGAGCGCTGACGCCGCGACGCTGCTGGCGTTGCTGACCAGTGATGATGCGCTGACGGATGACGTACTGAGCGCGGAATTTGTAGTGCGTAATGAGCATGGTCTCCATGCCCGTCCGGGCACCATGCTGGTGAATACGATTAAACAATTTAACAGTGAAATTACCGTGACAAACCTTGATGGAACCGGCAAACCGGCAAACGGACGTAGTCTGATGAAAGTGGTGGCGTTAGGCGTGAAGAAAGGCCATCGTCTGCGCTTTACCGCGCAGGGTGAAGATGCTGAACAGGCGCTGAAAGCGATTGGCGATGCGATCGCCGCCGGTCTCGGGGAGGGCGCATAA
- the setB gene encoding proton efflux pump (sugar efflux transporter B. (SW:SETB_SALTY)) — translation MHNSPAAAAPKSFDLTSTAFLIVAFLTGIAGALQTPTLSIFLTDEVHARPGMVGFFFTGSAVIGIIVSQFLAGRSDKKGDRKKLIVFCCVLGMLACVLFAWNRNYFILLFIGVFLSSFGSTANPQMFALAREHADRTGREAVMFSSILRAQVSLAWVIGPPLAYALAMGFSFTVMYLSAAVAFIVCGVMVWFFLPSMRKDAPLATGTLEAPRRNRRDTLLLFVICTLMWGTNSLYIINMPLFIINELHLPEKLAGVMMGTAAGLEIPTMLIAGYFAKRLGKRLLMCIAVVAGLCFYVGMLLAHAPATLLGLQLLNAIYIGILGGIGMLYFQDLMPGQAGSATTLYTNTIRVGWIIAGSLAGIAAEIWNYHAVFWFALVMIVATMFCLARIKDV, via the coding sequence ATGCACAACAGTCCCGCCGCCGCTGCGCCTAAATCGTTTGACCTGACGTCTACCGCCTTTTTGATCGTCGCTTTTCTCACCGGTATTGCCGGTGCGTTACAGACGCCGACGCTCAGTATTTTTCTGACGGATGAGGTTCACGCCCGTCCCGGCATGGTGGGTTTCTTTTTTACCGGCAGCGCGGTTATCGGCATTATCGTGAGCCAGTTTCTGGCGGGTCGCTCAGATAAAAAAGGCGATCGCAAAAAACTGATCGTTTTCTGTTGCGTGCTGGGCATGTTGGCCTGCGTGTTGTTTGCCTGGAACCGCAACTACTTTATTTTGCTGTTCATCGGCGTCTTTCTCAGTAGCTTCGGCTCTACCGCCAACCCGCAGATGTTTGCGCTCGCCCGTGAACATGCCGATCGTACAGGTCGTGAAGCGGTGATGTTCAGCTCAATCCTCCGCGCCCAGGTCTCATTGGCCTGGGTCATTGGGCCGCCGCTGGCCTATGCGCTGGCGATGGGTTTTAGCTTTACGGTGATGTATTTGAGCGCGGCGGTAGCTTTTATCGTCTGCGGCGTCATGGTGTGGTTCTTTTTACCGTCAATGCGCAAAGATGCGCCGCTGGCAACCGGCACGCTGGAAGCACCGCGTCGTAATCGCCGCGATACGCTGTTGCTGTTTGTCATCTGTACGTTAATGTGGGGAACTAACAGCCTGTATATCATTAATATGCCGCTGTTTATCATCAATGAGCTGCATCTTCCGGAAAAACTTGCAGGCGTGATGATGGGCACCGCCGCCGGGCTGGAGATTCCCACAATGCTGATTGCAGGTTACTTCGCCAAACGGTTGGGAAAACGCCTGTTAATGTGCATCGCCGTTGTCGCCGGACTGTGCTTTTATGTGGGTATGTTGCTGGCGCACGCACCGGCGACGTTGCTCGGCTTGCAGTTGCTGAACGCGATTTACATCGGCATTCTTGGCGGGATTGGCATGCTCTATTTTCAGGATCTCATGCCAGGCCAGGCGGGTTCAGCCACCACGCTGTATACCAATACCATTCGCGTCGGCTGGATCATTGCCGGTTCGCTGGCGGGAATCGCCGCAGAAATCTGGAATTACCATGCGGTCTTCTGGTTTGCGTTAGTCATGATTGTCGCCACCATGTTCTGCCTGGCGCGTATTAAAGATGTTTAA
- the yeiP gene encoding putative elongation factor (similar to E. coli putative elongation factor (AAC75232.1); Blastp hit to AAC75232.1 (275 aa), 83% identity in aa 8 - 275) has protein sequence MPSDIPKTRLETEGTTQHTSPLRATCHRVFSLNAGRKAGEQYHLFCTSKSDNSTCLDGPARVVLRDILDNLYNRISSMPRANEIKKGMVLNYNGKLLIVKDIDIQSPTARGAATLYKMRFSDVRTGLKVEERFKGDDIVDTVTLSRRGVDFSYVDGNEYVFMDKEDYTPYTFTKDQIEEELLFMPEGGMPDMQVLTWDGQLLALELPQTVDLEIVETAPGIKGASASARNKPATLSTGLVIQVPEYLSAGEKIRIHIEERRYMGRAD, from the coding sequence CTGCCCTCAGACATTCCGAAGACAAGGCTGGAAACAGAAGGGACAACACAGCACACTTCCCCCCTCCGGGCGACATGCCATCGCGTATTCTCGTTGAACGCGGGGCGGAAAGCGGGCGAACAGTATCACCTTTTTTGCACCAGCAAAAGTGACAATTCCACTTGCCTGGATGGCCCGGCGCGAGTAGTTTTACGCGATATTTTAGATAATCTCTACAACAGGATCTCCTCGATGCCAAGAGCGAACGAAATCAAAAAAGGTATGGTACTGAACTACAACGGCAAATTGCTGATTGTGAAAGATATCGACATTCAGTCGCCTACCGCCCGTGGCGCCGCCACACTGTATAAAATGCGTTTTTCCGATGTCCGCACCGGTCTGAAAGTGGAAGAACGTTTCAAAGGCGACGATATCGTTGATACCGTCACCCTGAGCCGTCGCGGCGTTGACTTTTCTTATGTCGATGGCAACGAATATGTGTTCATGGATAAAGAAGACTATACGCCGTATACCTTCACCAAAGATCAGATTGAAGAAGAGTTGCTGTTTATGCCTGAAGGCGGAATGCCGGATATGCAGGTTCTGACCTGGGACGGCCAACTGCTGGCGCTAGAGCTTCCGCAGACCGTGGATCTGGAAATCGTCGAAACCGCGCCGGGTATTAAAGGAGCGTCCGCCAGCGCACGTAACAAACCCGCGACATTAAGCACCGGTCTGGTGATTCAGGTTCCCGAATACCTGAGCGCAGGTGAGAAAATCCGCATTCATATCGAAGAGCGCCGTTATATGGGGCGCGCGGATTAA
- the fruK gene encoding fructose-1-phosphate kinase (similar to E. coli fructose-1-phosphate kinase (AAC75229.1); Blastp hit to AAC75229.1 (312 aa), 98% identity in aa 1 - 312) — translation MSRRVATITLNPAYDLVGFCPEIERGEVNLVKTTGLHAAGKGINVAKVLKDLGIDVTVGGFLGKDNQDGFQQLFSELGIANRFQVVQGRTRINVKLTEKDGEVTDFNFSGFDVTPADWERFVNDSLSWLGQFDMVCVSGSLPAGVSPEAFTDWMTRLRSQCPCIIFDSSREALVAGLKAAPWLVKPNRRELEIWAGRKLPEMKDVIDAAHALREQGIAHVVISLGAEGALWVNASGEWIAKPPAVDVVSTVGAGDSMVGGLIYGLLMRESSEHTLRLATAVAALAVSQSNVGITDRPQLAAMMARVDLQPFN, via the coding sequence ATGAGCAGGCGTGTTGCCACCATTACCCTTAATCCGGCTTACGATCTGGTTGGGTTTTGCCCTGAAATCGAACGCGGCGAAGTGAACCTGGTGAAAACCACGGGTCTGCACGCGGCGGGCAAAGGCATTAACGTTGCCAAAGTGCTGAAAGACTTAGGCATCGACGTCACCGTCGGCGGTTTTCTCGGTAAAGATAACCAGGACGGTTTTCAGCAATTGTTCAGCGAACTGGGTATCGCTAACCGCTTTCAGGTGGTTCAGGGCCGGACCCGCATCAACGTGAAGCTGACGGAAAAAGATGGCGAAGTGACCGACTTCAACTTTTCCGGCTTTGACGTGACTCCCGCAGACTGGGAACGCTTTGTTAACGACTCCCTGAGCTGGCTGGGTCAGTTCGATATGGTCTGCGTCAGCGGTAGCTTACCGGCTGGCGTGAGTCCGGAAGCGTTCACCGACTGGATGACGCGTCTGCGCAGCCAGTGTCCATGCATTATCTTTGATAGTAGCCGTGAAGCGTTAGTCGCCGGTCTTAAAGCTGCGCCGTGGCTGGTGAAACCGAATCGCCGCGAACTGGAAATTTGGGCGGGTCGTAAGCTCCCGGAAATGAAAGATGTGATTGATGCGGCGCACGCGTTACGCGAACAGGGTATCGCCCATGTGGTGATTTCGCTGGGGGCGGAAGGCGCGCTGTGGGTTAACGCCTCAGGAGAATGGATCGCTAAACCACCGGCGGTTGACGTGGTAAGTACCGTCGGCGCAGGCGATTCCATGGTTGGCGGATTGATTTACGGCCTGCTGATGCGCGAGTCCAGCGAACATACGCTGCGTCTGGCGACGGCGGTTGCCGCGCTGGCGGTCAGCCAGAGCAATGTGGGTATTACCGATCGTCCTCAGTTGGCCGCAATGATGGCGCGTGTCGACTTACAACCGTTTAACTGA
- the rtn gene encoding putative membrane protein involved in resistance to lambda and N4 phages (similar to E. coli orf, hypothetical protein (AAC75237.1); Blastp hit to AAC75237.1 (518 aa), 70% identity in aa 1 - 518), which translates to MLTRDSSSGRKILLTCIITGIAAALLIGSLQFFLSWHKRDVKYNTLLSDVQHYLASYFADLKATTDILQPLTINTCQQVGAELTSRAAFSLNVRAFLLIKDKKVFCSSATGAMNMPLQQLVPDIDIRKDVAMAILPGTPMMPNKPTMVIWYRNPLLNDSGVFTSLNINLTPYLLYTTRQDDFNGIALIVGNTALSTFSSRLLTVAELPGTPSRLATINGLPLKIRLYADSWTYNDLWYALMLGCISGIVAGFICYFIYALRTRPGKEILTAIKHEQFYVVYQPVVDTRTLSVTGLEVLLRWRHPTAGEIPPDAFIHYAEAQQLIVPLTQHLFELIARDAPTLQKVMPVGAKFGINIAPEHLHSDSFKEDMHRLRDALPAHHFHIVLEITERDMLQQYEAAKLFEWLHSAGFEIAIDDFGTGHSALIYLERFTLDYLKIDRGFIQAIGTETVTSPVLDTVLTLSRRLNMLTVAEGVETPEQARWLRDHGVNYLQGYWISRPLPLKDFVLWMSAPSVPEW; encoded by the coding sequence ATGCTAACACGCGACTCCTCTTCCGGTCGGAAAATCCTGCTTACCTGTATCATTACGGGGATAGCGGCAGCATTACTTATTGGTAGCCTGCAATTTTTCCTGTCGTGGCATAAACGGGATGTTAAATACAATACGCTCCTTTCTGATGTACAACATTACCTGGCCAGCTATTTCGCCGACCTGAAAGCCACCACCGATATTCTTCAACCGTTGACGATCAACACCTGTCAGCAGGTTGGCGCAGAACTCACCTCAAGAGCCGCTTTTAGCCTTAATGTCCGCGCCTTCTTATTGATTAAAGATAAAAAAGTGTTCTGCTCTTCCGCCACTGGCGCCATGAATATGCCGCTTCAGCAACTGGTACCGGATATAGATATCCGCAAAGACGTTGCTATGGCGATTCTGCCCGGCACGCCAATGATGCCCAACAAACCGACAATGGTGATTTGGTATCGAAACCCATTATTAAATGACAGCGGCGTATTCACATCGCTGAATATTAACCTGACGCCCTACTTACTCTATACCACGCGCCAGGATGATTTTAACGGCATCGCGCTGATTGTCGGCAATACCGCTCTGTCGACCTTTTCTTCGCGTCTACTGACCGTCGCGGAGCTGCCGGGCACGCCATCACGACTGGCAACTATCAACGGCCTGCCGCTTAAAATACGGCTTTATGCCGATAGCTGGACCTACAATGACTTGTGGTATGCGTTGATGCTGGGCTGCATTAGCGGCATCGTAGCAGGGTTTATCTGTTACTTTATCTATGCCCTCCGGACGCGACCGGGCAAAGAGATTTTAACGGCGATCAAACACGAGCAGTTTTATGTGGTTTATCAGCCCGTCGTCGATACTCGTACGCTGAGCGTCACCGGGCTTGAAGTCTTACTGCGCTGGCGTCACCCTACGGCAGGCGAGATTCCGCCGGATGCCTTTATCCACTATGCCGAAGCGCAGCAACTTATCGTACCGTTAACGCAGCATCTGTTCGAGCTGATCGCCCGCGACGCACCCACGCTACAGAAGGTGATGCCCGTCGGTGCCAAATTTGGCATTAACATCGCGCCGGAACATCTGCACAGCGACAGTTTTAAAGAGGATATGCACCGGCTCAGGGACGCCCTGCCCGCGCACCATTTTCATATCGTGCTGGAAATCACTGAACGCGATATGCTCCAGCAGTATGAAGCGGCCAAACTGTTCGAATGGCTGCATTCCGCCGGGTTTGAAATCGCTATAGATGATTTCGGTACAGGCCATAGCGCCCTGATTTATCTGGAGCGATTTACTTTAGATTATCTGAAAATCGATCGCGGCTTTATCCAGGCGATCGGCACGGAAACCGTCACGTCTCCGGTTCTGGATACCGTGCTGACGCTCTCCAGACGCCTGAATATGCTGACGGTGGCCGAGGGCGTTGAAACGCCGGAGCAGGCCCGTTGGCTACGCGATCACGGTGTTAATTACTTGCAGGGGTACTGGATTAGTCGTCCTTTACCCCTAAAAGATTTCGTGCTGTGGATGTCGGCGCCTTCTGTGCCTGAATGGTAG
- the yeiU gene encoding putative permease (similar to E. coli orf, hypothetical protein (AAC75235.1); Blastp hit to AAC75235.1 (249 aa), 83% identity in aa 20 - 249) → MTMKTRYSLIILLNAAGLALFLSWYLPVNHGFWFTIDSGIFHFFNQKLVESHAFLWWVAITNNRAFDGCSLLAMGGLMLSFWLKENASGRRRIVIIGLVMLLTAVVLNQLGQALIPVKRASPTLSFEHIYRVSELLHIPTKDASKDSFPGDHGMMLLIFSAFMLRYFGKTAGIIALIIFVVFAFPRVMIGAHWFTDIVVGSLTVILIGLPWWLMTPLSDRAIALFENYLPGGNKQILNK, encoded by the coding sequence ATGACGATGAAAACCCGCTATTCCTTGATAATTCTGCTTAATGCCGCCGGTCTGGCGCTGTTTTTGTCATGGTATCTTCCCGTCAATCACGGCTTCTGGTTCACCATTGATTCCGGCATATTCCACTTCTTTAACCAGAAACTGGTGGAAAGCCACGCGTTCCTCTGGTGGGTCGCTATTACCAATAATCGGGCGTTTGACGGCTGTTCGCTGCTGGCGATGGGCGGACTGATGCTCAGTTTCTGGCTAAAAGAAAACGCATCGGGCCGGCGGCGCATTGTGATAATCGGATTGGTCATGCTACTAACAGCGGTGGTGCTTAACCAACTCGGTCAGGCGCTGATCCCCGTCAAGCGCGCCAGCCCAACGCTCTCTTTTGAGCATATTTATCGCGTCAGCGAGTTGCTGCACATCCCGACAAAAGACGCGTCAAAAGACAGTTTCCCAGGCGATCACGGTATGATGCTGCTGATATTTTCCGCCTTTATGCTGCGTTATTTCGGCAAAACTGCGGGGATTATCGCCCTTATTATATTTGTGGTTTTCGCGTTTCCGCGCGTTATGATTGGCGCTCACTGGTTCACCGATATTGTGGTCGGGTCGCTCACGGTTATTTTGATTGGCCTCCCCTGGTGGCTGATGACCCCGCTCAGCGACCGGGCGATAGCGCTTTTTGAGAATTATCTCCCGGGCGGAAATAAACAAATTTTAAACAAATAA
- a CDS encoding putative inner membrane protein — protein sequence MRGENSEIDLVDVSLFLIRKWLSIMIATFIFVAIGYVFVSVQHDTKVVSMTIKPNLDTPATYALCGYTNDIQCKTTVILNQFSRFLPAEYKNKISFDAKNQLVLFKAQGREESVNNIISTLKNSVDKMAAWYIDDGDIKRYSVHKNMLQTETYAKLSLLSEAVKNNANIEVIDVAVTPKYKMRLVLVLCGLMGVIFSITGLLCKRALTEYRIEKKTMNDRA from the coding sequence ATGCGGGGAGAAAATAGTGAAATTGATTTAGTCGACGTTTCCTTATTCCTTATAAGAAAATGGCTAAGTATCATGATCGCTACCTTTATTTTTGTTGCCATTGGCTATGTTTTTGTGAGCGTGCAGCATGATACAAAGGTTGTGAGTATGACAATCAAACCTAATCTGGATACGCCTGCTACCTATGCGTTATGTGGCTATACTAATGATATTCAATGTAAAACAACGGTTATCCTTAACCAGTTTAGCCGTTTCTTGCCTGCGGAATATAAAAATAAAATAAGTTTTGACGCGAAAAATCAGCTTGTTCTTTTTAAGGCGCAGGGGAGGGAAGAAAGCGTCAATAATATTATTTCCACCCTGAAAAATAGTGTCGATAAAATGGCGGCATGGTATATCGATGATGGTGACATTAAACGTTATAGCGTGCATAAAAATATGTTACAAACGGAAACATATGCAAAGCTATCCTTGTTGTCGGAGGCGGTTAAAAATAATGCTAACATTGAAGTGATAGATGTTGCTGTCACACCAAAATATAAGATGCGGCTGGTGTTGGTTCTTTGCGGACTGATGGGCGTAATTTTCTCAATAACCGGTCTCTTATGTAAGAGGGCGCTAACAGAATATCGTATTGAGAAAAAGACAATGAATGACCGCGCATGA
- the yeiR gene encoding putative cobalamin synthesis protein (similar to E. coli orf, hypothetical protein (AAC75234.1); Blastp hit to AAC75234.1 (328 aa), 87% identity in aa 1 - 328), whose amino-acid sequence MTKTNLITGFLGSGKTTSILHLLAHKDPAEKWAVLVNEFGEVGIDGALLADSGALLKEIPGGCMCCVNGLPMQVGLNTLLRQGKPDRLLIEPTGLGHPKQILDLLTAPVYEPWIDLRATLCILDPRLLLDQQSVANENFRDQLASADIIIANKTDRATAQSDAALQQWWRQYGGDRQLIHAEHGQIDGKLLDLPRQNLAELPASAAHSHTHASKKGLAALNLPAQQRWRRSLNSGQGHQACGWIFDADTVFDTIGLLEWARLAPVGRVKGVMRIQEGLVRINRQGDDLHIETQSVAPPDSRVELISNTETDWNTLQTALLKLRLATHA is encoded by the coding sequence GTGACCAAAACCAATCTTATTACTGGATTTCTCGGTAGCGGAAAAACCACCTCTATCCTTCATTTATTAGCTCATAAAGATCCGGCTGAAAAGTGGGCCGTCCTGGTTAATGAATTTGGTGAAGTGGGTATTGACGGCGCGCTGCTTGCCGACAGCGGCGCACTGCTAAAAGAGATCCCCGGCGGCTGCATGTGCTGCGTCAATGGATTGCCTATGCAGGTGGGGCTCAACACGCTGCTGCGCCAGGGCAAACCTGACCGGTTGCTGATTGAACCAACCGGACTGGGGCACCCAAAACAGATTCTGGATTTATTAACTGCGCCGGTTTATGAGCCGTGGATTGATTTACGCGCCACGCTCTGCATCCTTGACCCTCGTCTGCTACTGGACCAACAGAGTGTCGCCAATGAAAATTTCCGCGATCAGCTCGCCTCAGCCGATATTATCATCGCCAATAAGACCGATCGCGCCACGGCGCAGAGCGATGCCGCCCTGCAACAGTGGTGGCGACAGTACGGCGGCGATCGTCAACTGATTCATGCCGAACATGGACAGATAGACGGTAAGCTTCTGGATTTACCGCGACAAAATCTGGCGGAACTGCCGGCCAGCGCCGCGCATTCTCACACTCATGCCAGTAAAAAAGGACTCGCCGCGCTAAATCTGCCCGCCCAGCAGCGCTGGCGACGCAGCCTCAATAGCGGACAAGGTCATCAGGCCTGCGGCTGGATTTTCGATGCCGATACCGTGTTTGACACCATTGGCCTCCTCGAATGGGCGCGTCTGGCGCCGGTGGGCCGGGTGAAAGGCGTTATGCGCATACAAGAGGGGCTGGTACGCATCAATCGCCAGGGCGATGACCTGCACATCGAAACACAGAGTGTCGCGCCGCCGGACAGCCGGGTTGAACTTATCTCAAACACAGAAACCGACTGGAATACGTTACAGACGGCCTTGTTGAAGCTTCGTTTAGCGACGCACGCGTAA